The genomic stretch TGGAATGGCGCAAGGCAAGAAACGCAGCTCAGTGAGGCCAAGCTCTGCAACGCAGTGTTTGGCCATATTGAGGTGGCCTAAATGCGGGGGATCAAAAGTCCCGCCAAACAATGCAATCATAACACCTCTTTGCAACTGATGGGTAAGTCAATGGCTAATGGTTTGGCAAAGCTCAGGGCAATATGCGTCAATGCTTGGTAAGGCGCGGTGACACGGGCTTCTTTGTAAGCACTGTCAAAATCCGCCATCAGCGATAACAGCTGTTTTAATTGTGCTGTGGTCAAGCGGTCTAATGCCTGTTGCGTGGGCCCTTGTTGGTTTTTCCAGACATTGTGTTTTTTAAAGGCTTCTGGCAGCGGCGTACCTGATTGCCACAGTGATTTTACCCCTAACAACACTCGCGCTTGGTTTTGTAAAGTCCAAAGAATGCTGGCAGGCTCAACATTGTCGTGGGCAAGTTTGTTCATCACCTTAACAATGTGCTTGATATTGCCACTGAGTAAACCACTGTTGAGGTCGAAAATATCGAACTTCGCTTGGTTCAACAGGCCGCTTACCAGCTGCTGTTCATCGATGGCTTGTTTGCCAAACAACAAAGAGAGCTTTTCTAGCTCTTGATAACAGGCCAGCAAGTTTCCTTCCGTTGCTTGCAATAAAGCGCGCTTTGCCGTGGCACTCAATGACAGTGTTAAGCGTTTACATTGCTCGTCAAGCCAGCGCTCTAAATGACGGCCACTAAGGGCATAGCAAGGTACAAATAAGCCTGGTTTCTCGAGTGCCTTAAACCAAGCGGTTCGTTGCACATCTTGGCCCGCTCCTAGCCCTTTAAAAATAATCACCACATCTGGATTGATTTGCTGTGCCAATGACTTCAAGACATTGACCCCAGCGCTGGGGACCTTTTGCTCATTAAAGTCGAACTCGATTA from Pseudoalteromonas sp. UG3-2 encodes the following:
- the holA gene encoding DNA polymerase III subunit delta; this encodes MRCYANQLPLQLQKGLAPFYLVFGEEPFQQGQCVSAIRQTAKQQGFDEVIKFAQLPGFDWQELSAQYNSMSLFSTRTLIEFDFNEQKVPSAGVNVLKSLAQQINPDVVIIFKGLGAGQDVQRTAWFKALEKPGLFVPCYALSGRHLERWLDEQCKRLTLSLSATAKRALLQATEGNLLACYQELEKLSLLFGKQAIDEQQLVSGLLNQAKFDIFDLNSGLLSGNIKHIVKVMNKLAHDNVEPASILWTLQNQARVLLGVKSLWQSGTPLPEAFKKHNVWKNQQGPTQQALDRLTTAQLKQLLSLMADFDSAYKEARVTAPYQALTHIALSFAKPLAIDLPISCKEVL